One genomic segment of Cellulophaga sp. HaHaR_3_176 includes these proteins:
- the murB gene encoding UDP-N-acetylmuramate dehydrogenase gives MMIEKNISLKTSNTFGLDVITDRFFSFSNLEELKEFITQFEGDLKEILILGGGSNMLFSKNYEGIIIHPKIDFIKTIKETNDDIFLEVGSGINWDYFVTFCVKKKYYGAENMSLIPGNVGATAVQNAGAYGTEAKDLIITVKAYDLHEKKEVTLSNEECNFEYRNSIFKTENYKNRILITSIVYKLSKKSKYDLKMNSYSGNYISKRFKYWKEFFTHLRKSVNLKSVRDKKLLDYRFLKNLLEDSGLLPLSIKRRIVIKTRTSKLPDINELGNVGSFFKNPIISIDKANQLKEAYPDVILFPYLEDKMKVSAAWLIDKCGWSGKRIGGAGTLKHLPLTIVNYGNATSEDIITLAAKIEESVLLTFDVIIEKEVVLI, from the coding sequence ATGATGATTGAAAAAAATATTTCATTAAAAACATCAAATACTTTTGGCTTAGACGTCATTACTGATAGATTTTTTTCATTTTCTAATTTAGAAGAATTAAAAGAATTTATTACACAATTTGAAGGCGACTTAAAAGAAATTTTAATTCTTGGAGGGGGAAGTAACATGCTATTCTCTAAAAATTATGAAGGGATTATAATACACCCTAAAATTGATTTTATAAAAACCATTAAAGAAACAAATGATGACATTTTTCTCGAAGTTGGCTCTGGAATAAATTGGGACTACTTTGTAACTTTCTGTGTTAAAAAGAAGTATTATGGAGCAGAAAACATGTCACTTATACCTGGCAATGTTGGAGCTACAGCTGTTCAAAATGCTGGAGCGTATGGTACTGAAGCTAAAGATTTAATTATAACCGTCAAGGCTTATGATTTACACGAAAAAAAAGAAGTAACTCTCTCTAACGAAGAATGTAATTTTGAGTATAGAAATTCTATTTTTAAAACTGAGAATTATAAAAATAGAATTCTTATTACATCGATAGTTTATAAACTATCAAAAAAATCAAAATATGATTTAAAAATGAATTCTTATTCTGGTAATTATATTTCAAAACGTTTTAAGTACTGGAAAGAATTTTTTACGCACTTAAGAAAAAGTGTAAACTTAAAGTCCGTACGCGACAAAAAACTACTTGATTATCGATTTCTTAAAAATTTATTAGAAGACTCTGGGCTATTACCTCTATCGATAAAAAGGAGAATAGTTATAAAAACCAGAACTTCTAAACTTCCCGACATAAATGAATTAGGTAACGTTGGGAGTTTTTTCAAAAATCCAATAATTTCAATTGATAAAGCTAACCAATTAAAGGAGGCTTACCCCGATGTCATATTGTTCCCATACTTAGAAGATAAAATGAAAGTTTCTGCAGCATGGTTAATAGACAAATGTGGATGGAGTGGAAAAAGAATTGGAGGAGCAGGTACCTTAAAGCACCTACCACTTACTATTGTAAATTATGGTAATGCAACCAGCGAAGATATTATTACCTTAGCAGCAAAAATAGAAGAATCTGTTTTATTGACATTTGACGTCATCATAGAAAAAGAAGTCGTTTTAATATAA
- a CDS encoding flippase, with protein MGYKTIKKGIIINALWAIVSKLLSGLKLIIIGVIVARQLGPDEFGAYSYTISFVMLLSVLAEFRLHNILIREISKDEINTEKILGSAFITCLFFSIIGYITLLILVNFIEEDSELRFYILIYGLTYFFQTLRFLRAFFIAKFHNKTIFKIEIIVGLLVLLTAGIVSLYSNSILLYILIRMFDLLMVSLLLIMFYQIGFKKVKQWKFDKKISKELIINSSPLVLSSLALVIFQQFDQIMIKHLLNEYSVGQYSAAVSIISLIVFIPMVLTDVISPSLIKSKINSKSTDYLKKLQLFSDYITWGSIILCILITFLSPIIVNLIYGDKYLDSIEILKVFTWQSVFIAMGAVAAQIMIIDNKHQVAYIKSLAAGILNIVLNFIWIPKYGIMGAVWASLVAYVTSSYIAHFFIKRYKYIFFIQTKSLFYGLVNIFNDLKTINRKNDD; from the coding sequence ATGGGTTATAAAACTATCAAAAAAGGGATAATAATTAATGCATTATGGGCTATAGTTTCCAAGCTTTTATCTGGATTAAAGTTAATTATTATTGGTGTAATTGTCGCAAGACAATTAGGGCCAGATGAATTTGGCGCATATAGTTATACGATTAGTTTTGTAATGTTACTTTCTGTGTTGGCAGAATTTAGACTTCATAATATTTTAATTAGAGAAATTTCAAAAGATGAAATAAATACTGAAAAAATTCTAGGTTCAGCATTTATTACTTGTCTTTTTTTTTCAATAATTGGTTATATAACTCTTTTAATTTTAGTAAATTTTATTGAAGAAGATAGTGAATTGAGGTTTTATATTTTAATATATGGGCTAACATACTTTTTTCAAACACTTCGCTTTTTAAGAGCATTCTTTATTGCGAAATTTCATAACAAAACTATTTTTAAAATAGAGATAATTGTTGGCCTACTAGTTTTATTAACAGCTGGTATAGTTAGCTTATACAGTAACTCAATATTGTTATATATATTGATAAGAATGTTTGATCTCTTAATGGTTTCATTATTATTAATAATGTTTTATCAGATTGGTTTTAAAAAAGTTAAACAATGGAAATTTGATAAAAAAATAAGTAAAGAACTAATCATTAACTCATCTCCATTAGTTCTTTCTAGTTTAGCACTTGTAATATTTCAACAATTTGATCAAATAATGATTAAACATTTATTGAACGAATATTCAGTTGGTCAATATAGTGCAGCAGTATCAATTATAAGCCTTATTGTTTTTATTCCTATGGTGTTAACTGATGTAATTAGCCCTTCATTGATAAAAAGTAAAATAAATAGTAAGTCAACTGATTATTTAAAAAAACTTCAATTATTTTCAGATTATATTACATGGGGAAGTATAATTCTATGCATTTTAATAACATTTCTTTCTCCAATAATAGTAAATTTGATTTACGGTGACAAATACCTTGATTCAATAGAAATTTTAAAAGTATTTACCTGGCAAAGCGTTTTCATTGCTATGGGAGCGGTAGCTGCTCAAATAATGATTATTGATAATAAACACCAAGTAGCATATATAAAAAGTCTTGCAGCTGGTATTCTTAATATTGTTTTAAACTTTATTTGGATACCAAAATATGGCATTATGGGAGCAGTTTGGGCTTCCCTTGTTGCTTATGTAACCTCATCTTATATTGCTCATTTTTTTATAAAAAGATATAAGTATATTTTCTTTATACAAACAAAAAGTTTGTTTTACGGATTGGTAAATATCTTTAATGACTTAAAAACGATTAACAGAAAAAATGATGATTGA
- the rfbD gene encoding dTDP-4-dehydrorhamnose reductase translates to MISDFKILVTGANGQLGKCIQDVAKNYPQHTFHFKSSKDLDITNNSQVENLFNKEKYDYCINCAAYTAVDKAEQNQEKAFLVNADAVKHIAEACKANKSTLVHVSTDFVFDGLKTSPYTEKDSAKPISVYGSSKLKGEQYILEILKEHFIIRTSWVYSEYGNNFVKTMLRLGKERDEISVVNDQFGSPTHAKDLAVLILKIIDLKTEDYGIYHYSNEGAISWYDFAKKIFELNKIDIKISPIPTNEYPTPAKRPAYSVMSKSKIKKVLDIEIPNWENNILDVVISKS, encoded by the coding sequence ATGATTAGTGATTTTAAAATTTTAGTTACTGGAGCAAATGGACAATTAGGAAAATGCATACAAGATGTAGCTAAAAATTATCCTCAGCATACTTTTCATTTTAAATCATCAAAAGATTTAGATATTACGAACAATTCGCAAGTAGAAAATTTATTTAACAAAGAAAAATATGATTACTGCATTAATTGTGCAGCATACACAGCAGTTGATAAAGCCGAACAAAATCAAGAAAAAGCTTTTTTAGTAAATGCAGATGCAGTAAAACACATAGCAGAGGCCTGTAAAGCAAATAAATCTACTCTTGTTCACGTGTCTACAGATTTTGTTTTTGACGGCCTTAAAACATCTCCATATACAGAAAAAGATAGTGCAAAACCAATAAGTGTTTATGGTTCTTCTAAATTAAAAGGGGAACAATACATTCTAGAAATACTAAAAGAGCATTTTATAATCAGAACTTCATGGGTATATTCTGAGTATGGAAATAACTTTGTAAAAACAATGCTTCGTTTAGGTAAAGAAAGAGATGAGATTAGTGTTGTAAACGATCAATTTGGCTCACCTACACATGCAAAAGATTTAGCTGTTTTGATTTTAAAAATCATTGATTTAAAAACAGAAGATTATGGTATTTACCATTATAGTAATGAAGGAGCTATAAGTTGGTACGATTTTGCTAAAAAGATTTTTGAGTTAAATAAAATTGATATAAAAATTTCTCCCATCCCTACAAATGAATATCCTACCCCTGCAAAAAGACCTGCATATAGTGTTATGTCTAAATCTAAGATTAAAAAAGTATTAGATATAGAAATACCAAATTGGGAAAATAATATTTTAGATGTAGTAATTTCAAAATCATAA
- the rfbC gene encoding dTDP-4-dehydrorhamnose 3,5-epimerase has product MIVKETYLKGCFVIEPKVFEDDRGYFFESFNENTFEELIGKVHFVQDNQSFSSKGVVRAIHYQIGDHSQAKLVRVLKGVVLDVAVDLRKNSPTFGKHFSIELSEDNKKQLFIPRGFGHGFSVLSETAEFFYKCDNFYNKESEGGIIYNDKSLNIDWKVNHDDLNVSTKDLELPTLQNAKN; this is encoded by the coding sequence ATGATTGTTAAAGAAACTTACTTAAAGGGTTGTTTTGTAATTGAACCAAAAGTTTTTGAAGATGATAGAGGTTATTTTTTTGAAAGTTTTAATGAAAACACTTTTGAAGAATTAATTGGAAAAGTACACTTTGTTCAGGACAATCAATCTTTTTCGTCTAAAGGTGTTGTTAGAGCAATACATTACCAAATAGGAGATCATTCTCAAGCAAAATTAGTTAGAGTTTTAAAGGGAGTTGTTTTAGACGTAGCTGTTGATTTAAGGAAGAATTCTCCAACTTTTGGAAAACATTTTTCAATTGAACTTTCTGAAGATAATAAAAAACAATTATTTATACCTAGAGGATTTGGACATGGGTTTTCAGTTTTAAGTGAAACTGCTGAGTTTTTTTATAAGTGTGATAATTTTTACAATAAAGAATCAGAAGGTGGAATTATTTATAATGATAAAAGTTTGAATATAGATTGGAAAGTAAATCATGATGATTTAAATGTTTCTACCAAAGATCTAGAATTACCAACTTTACAAAATGCAAAAAATTAA
- the rfbA gene encoding glucose-1-phosphate thymidylyltransferase RfbA — protein MKGIILAGGSGTRLHPLTLSVSKQLMPIYDKPMIYYPLSTLIYAGINEILIISTPKDLPLFEDLLGDGTKYGCKFEYAVQEEPNGLAEAFIIGEEFIGNDKVALILGDNIFYGSGLANLLQSNNDPDGGIIYAYRVHDPERYGVVEFDNEGKAISIEEKPLEPKSNYAVPGIYFYDNEVVNIAKNITPSHRGELEITDINKVYLERNKLSVSILDRGTAWLDTGTFQSLMQASQFVEVIEERQGLKIGTIEGAAYEMGFINKDQLIALAEPLMKSGYGKNLLGILNKDK, from the coding sequence ATGAAAGGAATAATTTTAGCAGGAGGTTCTGGAACTAGACTACACCCCTTGACCTTATCAGTAAGTAAGCAATTAATGCCTATTTATGATAAACCAATGATTTACTACCCTTTATCAACTTTAATTTATGCTGGTATAAATGAAATACTAATTATTTCAACACCTAAAGATCTTCCTTTATTTGAAGACTTGTTAGGTGATGGTACAAAATATGGCTGTAAATTTGAATATGCTGTACAAGAAGAACCTAACGGATTAGCAGAAGCATTTATTATTGGTGAAGAGTTTATCGGAAATGACAAAGTAGCTTTAATACTTGGCGATAATATTTTTTATGGATCAGGATTAGCAAATTTACTTCAATCAAATAACGACCCAGACGGTGGTATTATATATGCATATAGGGTACATGATCCTGAGCGTTATGGAGTAGTTGAATTTGATAACGAAGGGAAAGCTATAAGTATTGAAGAGAAACCCTTAGAACCGAAATCTAATTATGCTGTTCCTGGAATTTACTTTTACGACAATGAAGTTGTAAATATTGCAAAAAACATTACCCCTAGCCATAGAGGTGAACTTGAGATTACAGACATTAATAAAGTATATTTAGAGAGGAATAAGTTAAGCGTAAGCATTCTTGACAGAGGTACAGCCTGGTTAGACACCGGCACATTTCAATCACTTATGCAAGCATCTCAATTTGTTGAGGTCATAGAAGAAAGGCAAGGATTAAAAATTGGCACTATTGAAGGTGCTGCCTATGAAATGGGTTTCATCAATAAAGACCAACTAATTGCTCTAGCTGAACCACTAATGAAGAGTGGATACGGGAAAAACTTATTAGGTATTTTAAATAAAGATAAATGA
- the rfbB gene encoding dTDP-glucose 4,6-dehydratase — protein sequence MKILITGGAGFIGSHVVRRFVTKYPAYQIFNLDALTYAGNLENLKDIQKSENYTFLKGDITDAKYIDSIFKEYNFDSVIHLAAESHVDRSITDPLAFVKTNVIGTMNLLNSAKESWKNNFKGKRFYHVSTDEVYGSLGANGLFTESTSYDPNSPYSASKASSDHFVRAYGETYGLPYIITNCSNNYGPNHFPEKLIPLFINNIIHKKSLPVYGDGNYTRDWLFVEDHATAIDLAYHKGENHETYNIGGFNEWKNIDLVKLLCKLMDVKLNQKEGESEKLITYVKDRPGHDLRYAIDASKINKELGWEPSVTFEQGLEKTIDWFLQNQDWLDNVTSGDYKEYYSKMYQ from the coding sequence ATGAAAATTCTAATTACTGGTGGTGCTGGCTTTATCGGATCTCATGTTGTACGTAGGTTTGTAACAAAATACCCTGCTTATCAAATTTTTAATTTAGATGCGTTAACTTATGCAGGAAATTTAGAAAATCTTAAGGATATTCAAAAATCCGAAAATTACACTTTTCTAAAAGGAGATATTACAGACGCTAAGTATATCGATTCTATTTTTAAAGAATATAATTTTGATAGTGTTATACACCTAGCAGCTGAATCTCATGTTGATAGATCCATTACTGATCCATTAGCTTTTGTAAAAACAAATGTTATCGGAACAATGAATTTATTAAATTCAGCAAAAGAATCTTGGAAAAATAATTTTAAAGGAAAACGTTTTTACCATGTTAGTACTGACGAAGTTTACGGCTCGTTGGGTGCTAATGGCTTGTTTACAGAAAGCACTTCATATGACCCTAATTCACCTTACTCCGCTTCAAAAGCAAGTTCAGATCACTTTGTAAGAGCTTACGGAGAAACATATGGTTTACCTTATATAATTACTAATTGTTCTAATAACTATGGTCCTAATCATTTTCCTGAAAAATTAATACCATTATTTATAAATAATATTATTCATAAAAAGTCACTTCCTGTTTATGGTGATGGTAATTATACTCGTGATTGGTTATTTGTTGAAGATCATGCAACAGCAATAGACCTTGCTTACCATAAAGGAGAAAATCACGAAACGTATAATATTGGAGGCTTTAACGAATGGAAGAATATTGATTTAGTAAAATTACTGTGCAAATTAATGGATGTAAAACTAAATCAAAAAGAAGGAGAAAGCGAAAAACTTATTACCTATGTAAAAGATAGGCCTGGCCATGATTTACGTTATGCAATAGATGCTTCCAAAATAAACAAAGAATTAGGCTGGGAACCCTCAGTAACGTTTGAACAAGGTTTGGAAAAAACTATAGATTGGTTTTTACAAAATCAAGATTGGTTAGATAATGTTACCTCTGGCGATTATAAAGAATATTACTCTAAAATGTACCAATAA
- a CDS encoding GH3 auxin-responsive promoter family protein, whose product MSLKSLAAKLFARRISKRTQKWVNNPIQTQQKVFENLIEKAKNTEFGIDHKFSQIKSHKDFIENVPVRDYEELKKYVQKAVEGKSDILWPGKPIYFAKTSGTTSGAKYIPITDVSIKHQVEASRNAILNYIDETGNSDFVNGKMIFLQGSPILTEKNGVKLGRLSGISAHYVPNYLQKNRLPSWETNCIEDWDTKVNEIVKETIDQDMTVIAGIPSWVQMYFEKLSFTSSKKVGEIFKNFNLFIYGGVNYEPYRAKFENLIGRKVDSIELFPASEGFFAYQNSQTEKGMLLLLNSGIFYEFIKSDEFFEENPKRLTIADVEIGVNYVLIISTNAGLWSYNIGDTVQFISLNPFKIIVSGRIKHFISAFGEHVIGKEVEAAMQKAIEETDATVNEFTVAPQIVPEENELPYHEWFIEFEKKPSNMDIFIKILDKTLQEQNSYYFDLIDGKILQTLKVTEIGKEGFREYMKSIGKLGGQNKVQRLSNDRNVVDKLIKFKK is encoded by the coding sequence ATGTCATTGAAATCGCTAGCTGCAAAATTATTTGCCAGAAGAATATCTAAACGCACCCAAAAATGGGTAAATAACCCTATTCAAACTCAACAAAAAGTTTTTGAAAATTTAATCGAAAAAGCTAAAAATACAGAGTTTGGTATTGATCATAAATTTAGTCAAATAAAATCTCACAAAGATTTTATTGAAAATGTACCTGTTAGAGATTATGAAGAACTAAAAAAGTACGTTCAAAAGGCTGTTGAAGGTAAATCAGATATTTTATGGCCAGGCAAACCTATTTATTTTGCGAAAACGTCAGGCACCACATCTGGTGCTAAATACATTCCGATTACTGATGTTTCTATCAAACATCAAGTTGAAGCATCGAGAAATGCAATATTGAATTACATTGATGAAACAGGCAATTCTGACTTTGTAAATGGCAAAATGATATTTTTGCAAGGTAGTCCTATATTAACTGAAAAAAATGGAGTAAAGCTAGGTAGGCTATCTGGTATTTCTGCACATTATGTACCTAACTATTTACAAAAAAATAGGTTACCAAGCTGGGAAACTAATTGTATAGAAGATTGGGATACTAAAGTTAATGAAATAGTAAAAGAAACTATAGACCAAGACATGACGGTAATTGCTGGAATACCTTCTTGGGTACAAATGTATTTTGAAAAACTAAGCTTTACTAGCTCTAAAAAAGTAGGTGAAATTTTCAAAAACTTTAATTTATTTATTTACGGAGGGGTAAATTACGAACCTTATAGAGCTAAATTTGAAAACCTTATAGGCAGAAAAGTTGATAGCATTGAGCTCTTTCCTGCTAGTGAAGGTTTTTTTGCATATCAAAATTCTCAAACAGAAAAAGGAATGCTTCTCTTATTAAATTCTGGTATTTTTTATGAGTTTATAAAATCTGATGAATTTTTTGAAGAAAACCCGAAACGACTAACTATCGCAGATGTTGAAATAGGCGTTAACTATGTTTTAATAATTTCTACAAATGCAGGTTTATGGTCATATAACATTGGAGATACCGTTCAGTTTATTTCTTTAAACCCTTTTAAAATAATAGTTTCTGGAAGAATAAAGCATTTTATTTCGGCATTTGGTGAACATGTAATTGGTAAAGAAGTTGAAGCTGCAATGCAAAAAGCTATTGAAGAAACAGATGCAACAGTTAACGAATTTACGGTCGCACCGCAAATAGTCCCAGAAGAAAATGAATTACCGTATCATGAATGGTTTATCGAGTTTGAGAAAAAGCCATCAAATATGGATATCTTTATAAAAATACTTGATAAAACATTACAAGAACAAAACAGTTATTATTTTGATTTAATTGATGGCAAAATACTTCAAACACTTAAAGTAACCGAGATTGGAAAAGAAGGCTTCCGAGAATACATGAAGTCAATTGGAAAATTAGGAGGCCAAAACAAGGTACAACGCTTATCTAATGATAGAAATGTTGTCGATAAGCTAATAAAATTTAAAAAATGA
- a CDS encoding M23 family metallopeptidase, protein MAKKSKKKGKEIKRKLLHKYRLVILNENTFEEKVSFKLSRLNVFITGSLFIICLIALTTVLVAFTPLREYIPGYSSTKLKRQATELTYKTDSLVHVLNYTNKYLDNIRKVLNGDITNNKINRDSLFEQFKLDPSTIDLTPIREDSVLRAQVALEDKYNLFEKNTKSVNLILFPPINGTISQDYNLDTKHFAIDVVAAKGTPVKSVANGTVIFSEWTSDTGYVILIEHKDGLLSVYKHNGSLTKSQGDIVKSGEVIASVGNTGELTTGPHLHFELWNNGSPVNPRNYIDFK, encoded by the coding sequence ATGGCTAAAAAAAGCAAAAAAAAGGGAAAGGAAATTAAACGAAAGCTACTGCATAAGTATCGTTTAGTCATCTTGAATGAAAATACTTTTGAAGAAAAAGTTTCTTTCAAACTCAGTAGATTAAATGTTTTTATCACTGGATCTCTTTTTATTATATGTTTAATAGCTTTAACTACTGTTTTAGTAGCCTTTACTCCTTTAAGGGAATATATACCAGGCTATTCATCTACAAAGCTTAAAAGACAAGCTACAGAACTTACATACAAAACAGATTCATTAGTTCATGTTTTAAATTATACCAATAAGTATTTAGATAATATTAGAAAGGTTTTGAATGGAGACATTACAAACAATAAAATTAATAGAGATTCATTATTTGAGCAATTTAAATTAGACCCCTCTACAATAGATTTAACGCCAATTAGAGAAGATTCTGTATTAAGAGCTCAAGTAGCACTTGAAGATAAATATAATTTATTTGAAAAAAATACTAAAAGTGTAAATTTGATTTTGTTTCCACCAATAAATGGCACTATATCTCAAGATTATAATTTAGACACCAAGCATTTTGCTATTGATGTTGTTGCTGCAAAAGGAACACCTGTAAAATCTGTCGCTAATGGTACGGTAATTTTTTCTGAATGGACATCTGATACTGGTTATGTTATTTTAATAGAACATAAAGATGGTTTATTATCAGTTTACAAACACAACGGCTCTTTAACAAAATCTCAGGGCGACATCGTAAAATCAGGTGAAGTTATTGCCTCTGTAGGTAATACAGGAGAGCTAACCACAGGACCTCATTTACATTTTGAATTATGGAATAATGGAAGCCCCGTGAACCCAAGAAATTATATCGATTTTAAATAA
- a CDS encoding twin-arginine translocase TatA/TatE family subunit has translation MIFSDIMLAIPGPASIVLIVVAILLLFGGKKIPELMRGLGSGIKEFKDASKEDETTDKIEEKK, from the coding sequence ATGATTTTTTCAGATATAATGTTAGCAATACCCGGACCAGCTTCTATCGTTTTAATTGTAGTAGCTATTTTGTTACTTTTTGGAGGAAAAAAAATTCCAGAATTAATGCGTGGGCTAGGAAGTGGGATTAAAGAATTTAAAGATGCATCTAAGGAAGATGAAACTACAGATAAGATAGAAGAGAAAAAATAG
- a CDS encoding OmpA family protein → MKNLIASIFFFSFLSLSAQENLDISSLPQTQISNIDFSDSLLESSTDNKSKVSKEKPSNSKLIQKADSYFDKMWYAEAAELYELALKKKKNYSFEVLKKIGDSYYFNTNMEKAYEWYDVLYNTYKDDMTAENYFKYSHTLKGTGKYGKAKRLMRIYNKMEKKNSEDTSAQDLKNEILLDKIINTTDKFDVKTVAVNTEYSDFSPMFYGDDQVVYASSKDSSVFKTRKYKWNDQPFLDLYVSKVNEESSDLKNAVKFSKKINSKYHEASVTFSPDNETMYFTRNNYKKKLRRDKDGVNHLKIYKSVKVDGEWEEAVELSFNSDDYSTGHPALSSDGKLLYFVSDMPGSIGMSDIFVVDVLENGTYSEPRNLGPGINTEKREMFPFVTDNKLYFSSDGHVGLGGLDVYEAAYTEEGFEEVVNVGKPVNSNMDDFSYIINEDNDKGYFASNRLGGKGDDDIYSFKKLEIEEVNSSAISGVVTELITGDYMPKAMVMLLDENNIKLKEVETAEDGSFVFEDLEGDKKYVVRTDKQGYFVDSQDITTVVDETAMLDVTLKKLQELIVVEDGIKKLKTDMIYFNFDKSFIRDDAAKELDKLVAVMTEYPEMVIKIESHTDSRGSKVYNRYLSDKRAKSSRDYIISKGIDASRIESAIGYGEDKLLNECDGTVRCTREQHEYNRRSEFIILKM, encoded by the coding sequence ATGAAAAATTTAATAGCATCAATTTTCTTTTTTTCTTTTTTGAGCTTATCTGCTCAAGAAAATTTAGATATAAGTTCTTTACCTCAAACTCAAATTTCTAATATTGATTTTAGTGATAGTCTTCTGGAGTCTTCTACAGATAATAAATCTAAAGTCTCAAAAGAAAAGCCGAGCAATTCTAAATTGATACAAAAAGCAGATTCTTATTTTGATAAAATGTGGTACGCTGAAGCTGCTGAGTTATATGAGTTGGCTTTAAAAAAGAAAAAAAATTATTCATTTGAAGTTTTAAAAAAAATAGGTGATTCTTATTATTTTAATACGAATATGGAAAAAGCTTACGAGTGGTATGATGTTTTATATAATACCTATAAAGATGATATGACAGCTGAAAATTATTTCAAGTACTCTCATACTTTAAAAGGTACAGGTAAATATGGTAAAGCAAAACGTCTTATGCGTATTTATAATAAGATGGAAAAAAAGAATTCTGAAGATACATCAGCACAAGATCTTAAAAATGAAATTTTATTAGATAAGATAATTAATACGACAGACAAGTTTGATGTTAAAACTGTTGCTGTAAATACTGAATATTCAGACTTCTCTCCGATGTTTTATGGTGATGATCAAGTTGTTTATGCATCATCAAAAGATTCATCGGTATTTAAAACTAGAAAGTATAAGTGGAATGATCAACCTTTTTTAGATTTATATGTATCTAAAGTAAACGAAGAATCTTCAGATCTTAAAAATGCAGTTAAATTTTCAAAAAAAATAAACTCTAAATATCACGAAGCTTCAGTTACTTTTTCTCCAGATAATGAAACGATGTATTTTACGAGAAATAACTATAAGAAAAAATTGAGAAGAGATAAAGATGGAGTGAATCATTTAAAAATATATAAATCTGTAAAAGTTGATGGTGAATGGGAAGAAGCTGTTGAGCTTTCTTTCAACAGCGATGATTATTCTACAGGTCACCCTGCATTAAGTTCAGATGGTAAATTATTATACTTTGTTTCTGATATGCCAGGTAGTATAGGTATGTCTGATATTTTTGTAGTAGATGTGTTAGAAAATGGTACATATTCAGAACCGCGAAATTTAGGGCCTGGAATTAATACTGAAAAGAGAGAGATGTTTCCTTTTGTTACTGATAATAAATTGTATTTTTCTTCTGATGGGCATGTTGGTTTAGGTGGTTTAGATGTTTATGAGGCTGCTTATACTGAAGAAGGTTTTGAAGAGGTTGTTAATGTTGGTAAGCCTGTTAATAGTAATATGGATGATTTTTCATATATAATAAATGAGGATAACGACAAAGGATATTTTGCATCTAATAGATTAGGAGGTAAAGGAGATGACGATATTTATTCATTTAAAAAATTAGAAATTGAAGAAGTAAATAGCTCTGCTATTTCTGGGGTTGTTACAGAGTTAATTACAGGAGATTACATGCCAAAAGCTATGGTTATGTTATTAGATGAGAACAATATTAAATTAAAAGAAGTTGAGACTGCAGAAGATGGAAGTTTTGTATTCGAAGATTTAGAAGGGGATAAAAAATATGTGGTTAGAACGGATAAGCAAGGTTATTTTGTAGACTCACAAGATATTACTACCGTGGTTGATGAAACAGCAATGTTAGATGTTACTCTTAAAAAACTACAAGAGCTTATTGTTGTAGAAGATGGTATAAAGAAGCTTAAAACAGATATGATTTATTTCAATTTTGATAAATCATTCATTAGAGATGATGCAGCTAAAGAATTGGATAAATTAGTTGCTGTAATGACAGAATATCCAGAAATGGTTATTAAAATTGAATCTCATACAGATAGTAGAGGTTCTAAAGTATATAACAGATATTTATCAGATAAGCGTGCTAAATCATCTAGAGATTACATAATATCTAAGGGTATAGATGCTTCTAGAATTGAAAGTGCAATAGGGTATGGTGAAGATAAATTATTAAATGAGTGTGATGGTACGGTTAGGTGTACTAGAGAACAACATGAATATAACAGGCGTTCAGAGTTTATTATATTAAAAATGTAA